In one window of Reinekea forsetii DNA:
- a CDS encoding GntR family transcriptional regulator: MIQFDSASTIYLQVADFMTEQILTEAWPEQERIPSIRELAALVQVNPNTVMRSFAYLQDNDIITNRRGVGYFVNEHGKQTVQALKKVAFIDAKLPRIFHEAALLAVTPNELRELYNQFLGSQA, translated from the coding sequence ATGATTCAATTTGACTCCGCCAGTACCATCTACTTACAGGTGGCCGACTTTATGACCGAGCAGATTCTCACCGAAGCATGGCCCGAACAGGAACGCATCCCGTCGATCCGGGAGCTTGCCGCGCTGGTCCAGGTGAATCCCAATACGGTGATGCGCTCGTTCGCCTACTTGCAGGACAACGACATTATTACCAACAGGCGGGGGGTCGGCTATTTCGTCAATGAGCACGGCAAGCAGACCGTTCAGGCGTTAAAAAAAGTGGCTTTTATTGATGCCAAACTGCCGCGTATCTTCCATGAGGCCGCCCTATTGGCGGTCACCCCAAATGAATTACGTGAACTGTATAACCAGTTTTTAGGGAGCCAAGCATGA
- a CDS encoding NAD-dependent succinate-semialdehyde dehydrogenase produces the protein MTINPELFATESYVDGQWLASSTRFDVTNPATGELLAQIADGSVATAEQAVAAAKRALPAWRAKSANERAILLRRWHDLMIQYKADLALIMTLEQGKPLAEATAEVGYGASFVEWFAEEAKRVYGETIPSPSADRRYVVIKQPVGVVAAITPWNFPNSMITRKAAPALAAGCTFVIRPASETPLSALALAKLAEMAGIPAGVFNIVVGSDARGIGKVLTESPDVAKFSFTGSTPVGKLLIAQAASTVKKVSMELGGNAPFIVFDDADIDAAVKGAMMSKYRNAGQTCVCTNRFLVQDSVYDVFVEKLTAAVQQLTVGNGMTEGTIIGPLIHPQAMAEIDRKVQASVALGAQVVTGGAPHALGGSFYQPTVLTHVTNDMPIAKLEIFGPVSAVMKFSREADAIAIANDTDFGLAAYFYARDIGRIWRVAETLEYGMVGINEGIISNTAAPFGGMKSSGLGREGSKHGIDEYLEIKYLCMGGLDS, from the coding sequence ATGACCATAAATCCTGAACTGTTTGCCACCGAATCCTATGTCGATGGCCAATGGCTGGCCAGCAGCACGCGTTTTGATGTCACCAATCCGGCCACCGGCGAGTTACTGGCCCAGATCGCCGACGGGTCCGTCGCGACGGCCGAACAGGCCGTGGCCGCGGCCAAACGCGCCTTGCCCGCCTGGCGCGCAAAATCCGCCAATGAGCGTGCCATCCTGCTGCGTCGCTGGCACGACCTAATGATCCAATACAAGGCCGATCTGGCACTGATCATGACCTTAGAACAGGGTAAACCGCTGGCCGAGGCCACTGCTGAAGTCGGCTACGGTGCCTCCTTTGTTGAATGGTTTGCCGAAGAAGCCAAGCGCGTCTACGGCGAGACCATCCCCAGCCCGTCTGCCGACCGACGCTATGTGGTGATTAAGCAGCCGGTTGGCGTGGTCGCGGCCATAACGCCGTGGAACTTCCCCAACTCGATGATCACCCGTAAGGCAGCACCCGCCCTCGCCGCCGGCTGCACCTTTGTGATTCGACCCGCATCCGAGACGCCCCTATCCGCTCTAGCGCTGGCCAAGCTGGCCGAAATGGCTGGCATCCCAGCAGGGGTGTTCAATATCGTAGTCGGCAGCGACGCGCGCGGCATTGGCAAGGTATTAACCGAAAGCCCGGATGTCGCTAAGTTTTCCTTTACCGGTTCCACCCCGGTCGGCAAGTTGCTGATCGCTCAGGCGGCCAGCACTGTGAAGAAAGTCTCCATGGAGTTGGGCGGTAACGCGCCCTTTATCGTCTTCGACGATGCCGATATCGATGCCGCCGTGAAGGGCGCAATGATGTCGAAATATCGCAACGCCGGGCAAACCTGCGTGTGCACCAATAGATTCCTGGTGCAGGACAGTGTTTACGATGTCTTCGTCGAGAAACTGACCGCAGCGGTGCAGCAACTCACGGTCGGCAACGGCATGACCGAGGGCACGATTATTGGCCCACTAATCCACCCCCAGGCGATGGCCGAGATCGACCGTAAGGTTCAGGCCTCGGTCGCCCTGGGCGCCCAGGTAGTTACCGGTGGCGCGCCGCATGCATTGGGCGGCTCGTTCTATCAGCCCACTGTGCTGACCCATGTGACCAACGATATGCCGATCGCCAAACTGGAGATTTTCGGCCCGGTCTCGGCGGTAATGAAGTTCAGCCGCGAAGCAGACGCCATCGCGATCGCCAATGACACCGACTTCGGTCTGGCGGCCTACTTTTACGCCCGTGATATCGGCCGCATCTGGCGCGTTGCCGAGACACTGGAATACGGCATGGTGGGTATTAACGAAGGCATCATCTCCAATACCGCAGCCCCCTTCGGCGGCATGAAGTCATCCGGCCTGGGTCGTGAAGGCTCCAAACACGGTATCGACGAATACCTGGAAATTAAATACCTGTGCATGGGCGGCCTAGACAGCTGA
- a CDS encoding 8-oxoguanine deaminase, translated as MTQTIWIKNPRAVFTANAQDARGGILIRGTTIVELVALGAQPVAAVDQEFDATDLVLLPGLVNTHHHLYQTLTRAVPAALNKRLFPWLKTLYPIWAGLQPEMLHSATQLGLAELLLSGCTTVADHHYLFPLALTEAIDIQVEAAAQMGSRVVLTRGSMSLGERDGGLPPQSTVQTDEQILRDCERVIMRFHQRGAGAMVQIALAPCSPFSVTSELMRQTAALAKQRGVMLHTHLAETFDENAFCLQMFGLRPLDYLESVDWLHERTWLAHGIHFNDAEIQRMGAARIGVSHCPSSNMVLASGIARTKEMEAAGVKVGLGVDGSASNDGSNLIQEVRQALLIGRLRYQADEVSHLDALRWATKGSAQVLNRDDIGELAVGKQADLALFSLAEARFSGAHDALAALVLCGAHRAEHVMVAGRWRVTDHRLVDQDLDTIQRRHRHQAEQLLKQQG; from the coding sequence ATGACGCAAACCATCTGGATTAAAAATCCACGCGCGGTCTTTACCGCCAACGCCCAAGATGCCCGCGGCGGTATCCTGATTCGCGGCACGACCATTGTCGAATTGGTCGCGCTCGGCGCGCAGCCGGTTGCGGCCGTCGATCAAGAATTCGATGCCACGGATCTGGTGTTGCTGCCCGGCCTGGTCAATACCCACCATCATCTGTACCAAACCCTAACCCGGGCGGTGCCGGCGGCGCTTAACAAGCGGTTATTTCCCTGGCTAAAAACCCTCTACCCGATTTGGGCCGGCTTGCAGCCGGAGATGTTGCACAGCGCGACCCAGTTGGGCCTGGCCGAACTGCTTCTGTCCGGCTGCACGACCGTGGCCGATCATCATTATCTGTTCCCGCTGGCGTTGACCGAGGCCATCGATATCCAGGTTGAGGCGGCCGCACAGATGGGCTCGCGGGTCGTGCTCACGCGCGGTTCGATGAGTTTGGGTGAACGGGATGGCGGTCTGCCGCCGCAGTCGACGGTGCAAACCGATGAGCAGATTCTGCGCGACTGCGAGCGGGTCATCATGCGCTTTCACCAAAGGGGTGCCGGCGCCATGGTGCAGATAGCGCTGGCGCCCTGCTCACCCTTTTCGGTTACCTCCGAACTGATGCGGCAAACCGCCGCGTTGGCCAAACAACGCGGCGTGATGTTGCATACCCACCTGGCCGAGACCTTCGATGAGAATGCGTTTTGCCTGCAGATGTTTGGTTTGCGGCCGCTCGATTATCTGGAGTCGGTCGACTGGCTACACGAGCGCACCTGGTTAGCGCACGGCATCCACTTTAACGATGCGGAGATTCAGCGCATGGGCGCGGCGCGCATCGGGGTGAGCCATTGTCCCAGTTCCAATATGGTGCTCGCCTCGGGCATAGCCCGTACGAAAGAGATGGAGGCGGCTGGGGTTAAGGTAGGTCTGGGCGTCGATGGCTCGGCGTCCAATGACGGCTCCAACCTGATACAAGAAGTGCGTCAGGCGTTATTGATTGGCCGATTGCGTTATCAGGCCGATGAGGTCAGCCATCTGGATGCTCTGCGTTGGGCCACCAAGGGCTCGGCACAAGTCTTGAATCGCGACGATATAGGCGAGCTGGCGGTGGGTAAACAGGCCGATCTGGCGCTCTTTTCGCTCGCGGAGGCACGTTTCTCCGGCGCCCACGATGCCCTCGCGGCCTTGGTGCTGTGCGGGGCTCATCGCGCCGAACATGTGATGGTGGCCGGCCGCTGGCGGGTGACCGATCACCGCCTTGTCGATCAAGACTTGGACACCATCCAACGCAGACATCGACACCAGGCCGAACAACTGCTCAAGCAGCAGGGCTAA
- a CDS encoding ATP-binding cassette domain-containing protein: MIQLSNLGFEYGAKAAVFRGLNLTIPAGRSVGILGANGVGKTTLIKLLAGLLSPTEGAVAVLERTPRRRETALYQNLYLVPEENALPAISAVAYIKRFSVFYPKFDHRQCTELLARLSVDDGKKLTALSLGQRKKFIIAFALSTGAQVLLMDEPTNGLDIPSKALFRESVIAHQTAEQTVLICTHQVRDLESIIDSVVMMNEGSAHWFDLAELPNYISQVQGPVTSGTVLHSELRLGSPVSLVAGGQEQPTEIDLELLFNAFDQNYPGLMAAVAQEPRL; the protein is encoded by the coding sequence ATGATACAACTCTCCAATCTCGGATTCGAATACGGTGCCAAGGCGGCCGTTTTTAGGGGTCTAAACCTGACCATTCCGGCCGGCCGCAGCGTCGGCATACTCGGCGCCAATGGGGTCGGTAAGACCACCCTGATTAAGTTACTCGCTGGTCTGCTCAGCCCAACCGAGGGTGCGGTGGCGGTGCTCGAGCGCACGCCGCGGCGGCGCGAGACCGCACTCTATCAAAACCTCTATCTGGTGCCGGAAGAAAATGCCTTACCGGCGATCAGCGCAGTTGCCTATATCAAACGTTTCAGTGTTTTTTACCCCAAATTCGATCACCGCCAATGCACCGAGCTATTGGCCCGGCTCAGTGTCGACGACGGCAAAAAGCTCACCGCGCTGTCGCTCGGGCAGCGCAAGAAATTCATCATCGCCTTTGCGCTATCCACCGGTGCTCAGGTGCTGTTGATGGATGAACCGACCAATGGCCTCGATATACCGTCCAAGGCGTTGTTTCGCGAGTCCGTTATTGCCCACCAAACGGCCGAACAGACCGTGCTGATTTGCACCCACCAGGTGCGCGACCTAGAATCGATTATCGACTCGGTGGTGATGATGAATGAAGGGTCGGCGCATTGGTTTGATCTGGCCGAACTGCCCAATTACATTAGCCAGGTACAGGGCCCGGTTACCTCTGGCACGGTATTGCACTCGGAGTTGCGGTTGGGCAGTCCGGTCTCACTGGTGGCCGGAGGCCAAGAGCAGCCGACCGAGATAGATTTGGAACTGCTCTTCAATGCCTTTGATCAAAATTATCCCGGCCTGATGGCGGCCGTAGCGCAGGAGCCACGGCTATGA
- the egtB gene encoding ergothioneine biosynthesis protein EgtB, giving the protein MTARRVADASGPWLSAYQKTRERTETLVKPLSEADQTAQSMPDASPVKWHLAHTSWFFETFVLKPNLPGYSAFDPAFEYLFNSYYNSIGEQFPRAQRGAITRPGAPEVLAYRHHVDKHMTQLLSQSSPELLNRLDSLLPLGLAHEEQHQELLITDLQHLFSINPLYPAVTVPVQAFAPVVALGWWHHPGGLVEIGAPAPGDASDVQVDDSPSFRFDDLPSFRFDDLPSFRFDDLPSFRFDNELPRHQVRLYPFALADRLVTNGEYAAFIDAGGYNDPLHWLSEGWAWRCREQISQPLYWLRRAEQWWQYSLAGLHALDPHAPVRHISLFEAMAYAQWCGCRLATEFEWEHAAARVEPSDSVYDPTILAPQSQSQSADQLYNCLWQWTQSQYQPYPGYRPEAGAVGEYNGKFMSNQFVLRGGSCITPPNHIRASYRNFFPAATRWQFSGIRMAKDD; this is encoded by the coding sequence ATGACAGCACGGCGCGTCGCTGACGCAAGCGGCCCATGGCTCTCAGCTTATCAGAAGACGCGCGAGCGGACCGAGACCCTGGTTAAACCCCTGAGTGAAGCCGATCAAACGGCGCAGTCGATGCCCGATGCCAGCCCGGTGAAGTGGCATCTGGCGCACACCAGCTGGTTCTTTGAAACCTTTGTACTGAAACCCAATTTACCCGGCTATTCGGCGTTCGATCCCGCTTTTGAATATCTGTTTAACTCCTATTACAACAGCATCGGCGAGCAGTTTCCGCGCGCCCAACGGGGCGCGATTACCCGCCCTGGCGCGCCTGAGGTGCTGGCCTATCGGCACCATGTCGACAAGCATATGACCCAGCTGCTGAGCCAATCGAGCCCTGAGCTGCTCAATAGACTGGACTCTTTATTGCCGCTCGGCTTAGCGCACGAAGAACAGCACCAAGAGCTGTTGATCACCGACCTCCAACATCTGTTTTCAATCAATCCGCTCTATCCGGCGGTGACCGTGCCGGTACAGGCCTTTGCTCCGGTCGTCGCGCTCGGCTGGTGGCATCACCCGGGCGGTTTGGTCGAGATTGGTGCGCCCGCACCAGGCGATGCATCGGACGTCCAGGTCGACGATTCACCAAGCTTTCGCTTCGACGATTTACCAAGCTTTCGCTTCGACGATTTACCAAGCTTTCGCTTCGATGATTTACCAAGCTTTCGCTTCGACAATGAGTTGCCTCGCCATCAGGTGCGCCTGTACCCATTTGCTCTAGCCGATCGCTTGGTCACCAATGGCGAATACGCGGCCTTTATCGACGCAGGTGGCTACAACGATCCACTGCATTGGCTGTCAGAGGGTTGGGCGTGGCGGTGTCGAGAACAGATCAGCCAACCGCTCTATTGGTTACGCCGCGCCGAGCAATGGTGGCAATACAGTTTGGCCGGGCTGCACGCGCTCGATCCGCATGCGCCGGTGCGCCATATTAGTCTGTTTGAAGCCATGGCCTACGCACAGTGGTGTGGCTGCCGCTTGGCCACGGAATTCGAATGGGAGCATGCGGCGGCCCGGGTCGAGCCGTCAGACTCTGTTTATGACCCGACCATCCTGGCCCCCCAGTCGCAGTCCCAGTCAGCGGATCAGCTCTATAATTGCCTCTGGCAATGGACCCAATCGCAGTACCAGCCCTATCCCGGTTACCGGCCGGAAGCCGGCGCGGTGGGTGAGTACAATGGCAAGTTTATGAGCAATCAGTTTGTCCTGCGTGGCGGTTCCTGCATTACGCCACCGAACCATATTCGCGCGAGCTATCGGAATTTTTTCCCGGCCGCGACCCGTTGGCAATTTAGTGGCATAAGGATGGCAAAGGATGACTGA
- a CDS encoding DEAD/DEAH box helicase: MGFSALGLTNALLSAVTDQGYRAPTPIQLAAIPAILAGQDLMAGAQTGTGKTAAFALPILQKLAEPMDQGVRALILVPTRELAQQVGASFVAYGRHTGLRTVITYGGVSVNTQMAELQAGADIVVATPGRLLDHLKRGTVTLSQLEFLVLDESDRMLDMGFIDDIKRIVVTAPKTRQTLLFSATFDEAIFKLSKNLLNDPQLIEVDTRNAAAQQVEQIAYEVDKARKREITSFLIGSRNWHQVLIFTRTKAGADALAKEMTKDGIKTQSIHGDKSQGAREKALEDFKQGQVRALVATDVASRGLDIEQLKYVINYELPHNAEDYIHRIGRTGRAGESGVAITLLSADERWLLEDIHKLLPTRLLQQWLPGYEPDLSQDFSAGSKKPRPTPNSKSKSTGRGRRR, translated from the coding sequence ATGGGATTTTCCGCCTTAGGCCTGACCAACGCACTGCTCAGCGCGGTAACCGATCAAGGTTACCGCGCCCCCACCCCAATCCAATTGGCGGCAATTCCCGCCATATTGGCCGGCCAGGATTTAATGGCCGGCGCGCAAACCGGCACCGGTAAGACCGCGGCCTTCGCCTTGCCGATATTGCAAAAGCTAGCCGAACCGATGGACCAAGGCGTGCGCGCCTTGATACTGGTACCGACCCGTGAACTGGCGCAGCAAGTCGGTGCGAGCTTTGTCGCCTATGGTCGCCATACCGGTTTGCGCACCGTCATCACCTATGGCGGGGTCAGCGTGAATACCCAAATGGCCGAGTTGCAGGCCGGCGCCGATATAGTGGTCGCCACGCCCGGTCGGCTGCTCGATCACCTCAAGCGCGGCACCGTGACCCTGAGCCAATTAGAATTCCTGGTACTCGATGAATCCGATCGGATGCTCGACATGGGCTTTATCGATGATATCAAGCGCATCGTGGTCACCGCGCCGAAAACGCGCCAAACCCTATTGTTCTCGGCCACCTTCGATGAGGCCATCTTCAAGCTGAGCAAAAATCTGTTAAACGATCCCCAGCTGATTGAGGTGGATACCCGCAACGCCGCCGCGCAGCAAGTTGAACAGATTGCCTACGAAGTCGATAAGGCGCGCAAACGCGAAATTACCTCCTTCCTCATTGGCTCGCGCAACTGGCACCAGGTGTTAATCTTTACCCGCACCAAGGCCGGCGCCGATGCCCTAGCCAAGGAGATGACCAAGGACGGCATCAAGACCCAGTCTATCCACGGCGATAAATCCCAGGGTGCGCGTGAGAAAGCACTGGAAGATTTTAAGCAGGGCCAGGTTCGCGCGCTGGTGGCCACCGATGTGGCCTCGCGCGGATTGGATATTGAGCAACTCAAATATGTCATCAACTACGAGCTGCCGCACAATGCCGAAGACTATATTCATCGCATCGGCCGCACCGGTCGGGCCGGTGAAAGCGGCGTAGCTATTACCTTGTTGAGCGCCGATGAGCGCTGGCTGCTAGAGGACATCCATAAGTTGCTGCCAACGCGACTGCTGCAACAGTGGTTGCCCGGGTACGAACCCGATTTATCGCAAGATTTTTCGGCCGGGAGTAAAAAACCCAGACCGACCCCGAATAGCAAAAGCAAGAGCACCGGCAGGGGCCGACGGCGCTAA
- a CDS encoding carbohydrate ABC transporter permease has product MIAPLGRHNPIHFRWLAPSLYIAFMLLPLLPVIYISFHSTLRGSDLPVGTFTLSNYLHIAQNEDLVAAIFSSVSYVLFNILITIPVALPAAYAFSRYSFVGDKHLFLGFLALRMTPPVVMIFPVFQVFSAVGLINTPLAIALAHCLFNIPIAIWVLEGFISSIPREIDETAFIDGYSFPRFFMRKLIPLMAPGIAVAAFFCFLFSWVEVVFARILTVTSGKPISMAISALFSFKTDVGLVMAMTVFSIVPGALLIYFVRNHIAKGFMIAQVK; this is encoded by the coding sequence ATGATCGCCCCCTTAGGCCGCCACAACCCGATACATTTTCGCTGGTTGGCGCCCAGCCTCTATATCGCCTTTATGTTGCTGCCCCTGTTGCCGGTTATCTATATCAGCTTTCACTCGACTCTGCGCGGCTCGGACCTACCGGTTGGCACCTTCACCCTGAGCAACTACCTGCATATCGCCCAAAACGAGGATTTGGTCGCGGCGATTTTCAGCTCGGTCAGCTATGTGCTTTTTAACATCTTGATTACCATCCCGGTTGCCTTACCGGCGGCCTATGCTTTTTCACGCTATTCCTTTGTCGGCGATAAACATTTGTTTCTAGGGTTTTTGGCCCTGCGCATGACGCCACCGGTGGTGATGATCTTTCCCGTGTTTCAAGTCTTCTCAGCCGTCGGTCTGATCAATACCCCCCTGGCCATTGCCTTGGCACACTGCCTGTTTAATATCCCCATCGCGATCTGGGTGTTAGAAGGCTTTATTTCATCCATACCCCGGGAGATCGATGAGACCGCCTTTATCGATGGCTATTCTTTTCCGAGATTTTTTATGCGCAAGCTGATCCCGCTGATGGCACCGGGTATCGCGGTTGCGGCGTTCTTCTGCTTTTTGTTTTCCTGGGTTGAGGTGGTATTCGCGCGGATCTTGACGGTGACCAGTGGCAAGCCGATCAGCATGGCGATCTCAGCGCTGTTCAGTTTTAAAACCGATGTTGGCCTGGTCATGGCGATGACGGTTTTTTCGATCGTGCCCGGCGCGCTGTTGATCTACTTTGTGCGCAACCATATCGCCAAGGGCTTTATGATTGCCCAGGTAAAATAA
- a CDS encoding gamma-glutamylcyclotransferase has protein sequence MPWHQANNRIKQLVDSDIDIDHSSLLTDVLRTMGLKPEDRVRYFAYGSQIWAPCFEHSHQAVATVDDFRREYCVLSYLYRGTDRHPGLVLGLQGQPGAQVQGMVFEISVQDLASIFKQEMLTNVYYPAWVVTRSQSEPTPDSAAAPTKQPPERALTFIARGCSDHCVRLSLAQQADLILSAEGARGSSLAYFQQTQHALQQAGVPDEQLSELEQLINQRLAEHS, from the coding sequence ATGCCATGGCATCAAGCCAACAACCGCATCAAACAGCTAGTCGACTCCGATATCGACATCGATCACTCCAGCCTATTGACCGATGTGCTGCGGACCATGGGTCTCAAACCCGAGGACCGGGTACGCTACTTTGCGTATGGCTCACAGATTTGGGCCCCCTGCTTTGAACACAGCCATCAGGCTGTTGCCACCGTTGATGACTTCAGGCGGGAATATTGCGTACTGTCTTACCTCTATCGGGGCACCGACCGCCATCCTGGCTTGGTCTTAGGCCTGCAGGGTCAGCCCGGCGCTCAGGTGCAGGGCATGGTATTTGAGATCAGCGTGCAAGATTTAGCGTCCATCTTTAAGCAAGAAATGCTCACCAATGTCTACTACCCGGCCTGGGTTGTCACCCGCAGTCAGTCAGAACCGACACCCGACTCTGCTGCCGCGCCCACCAAACAGCCGCCCGAGCGGGCTCTGACCTTTATCGCCCGAGGTTGCAGCGACCATTGCGTGCGTTTATCCTTGGCGCAACAGGCGGACCTAATCCTCAGTGCCGAAGGCGCCCGCGGCAGCAGCTTGGCCTATTTCCAACAAACCCAGCACGCCCTGCAACAAGCCGGCGTACCCGATGAGCAACTCAGCGAACTGGAACAGCTGATCAACCAGCGTCTGGCCGAGCATTCCTAG
- a CDS encoding carbohydrate ABC transporter permease codes for MAKALDNRAWLLVLPALVILAFVAIIPLLTTVNYSFHDIFSQDYKFWVGAEWYREILGSARFWGSFGRSLLFSTIILLIEIPLGIYIAIQMPKRSLWVAVCLVLMSLPLLVPWNIIPMIWKTFISPAYLGGAFSAIGIDFNWKAEVIDTWFAIVLMDVWHWTSLVVLLCYSGLTTIPAAYYNAAAIDRASRWAVLRYIELPKLSSVLMMAILLRFMDSFMIYTEAFRLNAGGPGYSTTFMAMELGEDIFAFNYGPAAARSVICFIIILTVSWLFKTALAIQQADSVSSTLSSTAEARP; via the coding sequence ATGGCTAAAGCATTAGACAACCGAGCTTGGCTGCTGGTGTTACCAGCATTGGTTATATTGGCCTTCGTCGCGATTATTCCCTTGCTAACAACGGTCAACTATTCGTTTCACGATATCTTCAGCCAGGATTACAAATTCTGGGTTGGAGCCGAGTGGTATCGAGAAATACTCGGTTCGGCTCGATTCTGGGGCAGCTTTGGCCGCAGTCTATTATTTTCGACCATTATTCTCTTGATTGAGATACCCCTGGGTATCTATATCGCCATTCAAATGCCTAAGCGCAGCCTCTGGGTTGCGGTTTGCCTGGTACTGATGTCATTGCCCTTGCTGGTGCCGTGGAATATCATCCCGATGATCTGGAAGACCTTTATTTCCCCGGCCTATCTGGGTGGCGCGTTCTCGGCCATCGGCATCGATTTCAACTGGAAGGCTGAGGTGATCGACACCTGGTTCGCCATTGTGCTGATGGATGTCTGGCATTGGACCAGCCTGGTCGTGCTGCTGTGTTATTCCGGTCTGACTACCATTCCTGCCGCCTATTACAACGCCGCGGCGATCGACCGCGCCTCGCGCTGGGCGGTGCTGCGCTATATCGAATTGCCCAAGCTCAGCAGCGTGTTAATGATGGCCATTCTACTGCGCTTTATGGACAGCTTTATGATCTATACCGAAGCCTTCCGGCTCAATGCCGGCGGCCCCGGTTACAGCACCACCTTTATGGCCATGGAATTAGGCGAAGATATTTTTGCCTTTAACTATGGCCCCGCCGCGGCGCGTTCGGTGATCTGTTTTATTATTATCCTGACCGTTTCCTGGCTCTTTAAGACGGCCTTGGCTATTCAACAAGCTGACTCGGTCAGTTCAACGTTGTCATCCACCGCAGAGGCTCGCCCATGA
- a CDS encoding hydrogenase maturation nickel metallochaperone HypA, translating into MHELSLCQALVTLVRERVGPRPITQLRRITVAIGSLAGVDADAFAFAFGAIRDQALHTACQLELVSVAAMAVCDNCGRRGAIVYASAGCVRCGHWPLVLEPGGDDIYLSDLQFIDSGCDINSIQ; encoded by the coding sequence ATGCACGAACTGTCGCTGTGTCAGGCCTTAGTCACTTTGGTACGCGAGCGCGTTGGCCCGCGGCCAATAACCCAATTGCGTCGCATTACCGTCGCCATCGGCTCGCTCGCCGGCGTCGATGCCGATGCCTTTGCTTTTGCCTTTGGCGCGATACGCGATCAGGCCTTACATACGGCTTGCCAGCTTGAATTGGTGTCGGTTGCGGCCATGGCTGTGTGCGATAATTGCGGTCGGCGCGGCGCCATTGTCTATGCATCCGCCGGCTGCGTTCGCTGCGGCCATTGGCCGTTGGTGCTGGAACCCGGAGGCGATGATATCTACCTCAGCGACCTGCAATTTATCGACTCAGGCTGCGACATTAATTCTATACAATAG
- the egtD gene encoding L-histidine N(alpha)-methyltransferase — protein MTDLNIHRQTQVNQDDLFLQDIFAGWSAVGQKTLPCKYFYDEKGSQLFDQICQTPEYYHTRTELAILARALPEVAQYIGPHADILEFGSGAGIKIRKLIDALSSPRTYIPIDISEEILLASSAQLAQQYPELAVFPVVADYLSPIQLPEQFSHQSEHKKLVFFPGSTISNFEPQAAIHFIKHIRALLGEGDALLIGVDLVKPAERILAAYNDAQGVTAAFNMNLLQRIQNTYQTDLDLDTFCHRAIYNVERSRIEMHLISTVQQDIQIEGRRFAFAEQESIHTENSYKYSLESFQLLARNGGFDCTHCYTDAQQLFSVHYLTAN, from the coding sequence ATGACTGACCTCAATATTCACCGTCAAACGCAGGTCAACCAGGACGATCTGTTTTTGCAAGATATCTTTGCCGGTTGGTCGGCCGTTGGCCAAAAAACTCTGCCGTGCAAATATTTTTACGATGAGAAGGGCTCGCAACTGTTCGACCAAATTTGTCAGACGCCGGAGTATTACCACACCCGAACGGAACTGGCGATTTTGGCGCGCGCCTTGCCGGAGGTCGCGCAATATATTGGGCCCCATGCCGATATTTTGGAATTCGGCTCCGGTGCCGGGATCAAAATCCGCAAGTTGATCGACGCCCTCAGCTCGCCGCGCACCTACATTCCAATCGACATCAGCGAAGAAATTTTGCTCGCCAGCTCAGCGCAGTTAGCGCAACAGTATCCTGAGCTGGCGGTGTTTCCCGTGGTGGCCGATTACCTGTCACCGATCCAATTGCCCGAGCAATTTAGCCACCAATCCGAGCATAAGAAGCTGGTGTTTTTTCCCGGCTCGACGATCAGTAATTTTGAGCCCCAGGCGGCGATCCACTTTATCAAACACATTCGCGCCTTGTTGGGCGAGGGCGATGCCCTCTTGATCGGGGTCGACCTGGTGAAACCGGCTGAACGCATATTGGCCGCCTATAACGATGCTCAAGGGGTAACGGCCGCCTTCAATATGAATTTATTACAGCGTATCCAAAATACTTATCAGACCGATCTGGATCTGGACACCTTCTGTCATCGGGCGATCTATAACGTTGAACGGTCGCGCATCGAGATGCATCTGATCTCCACGGTGCAGCAGGACATTCAGATCGAGGGTCGGCGTTTTGCCTTTGCCGAACAGGAGAGCATTCACACCGAAAACTCCTACAAGTACTCGCTCGAATCGTTTCAGTTGCTGGCGCGCAATGGCGGCTTCGACTGCACGCACTGCTATACCGACGCGCAGCAGCTGTTTTCGGTGCACTACTTGACGGCGAACTAA